From Pelotomaculum schinkii, the proteins below share one genomic window:
- the fdxB gene encoding ferredoxin III, nif-specific: MQVYKGLNYGGSEWTPKFVASIDPEKCIGCGRCVKVCSQGVLGFGYLDDEEEDRMRASIANKDKCIGCRACGMTCVKKAYSFEPKAV; the protein is encoded by the coding sequence ATGCAAGTGTACAAGGGATTAAACTACGGCGGGTCGGAATGGACTCCCAAATTCGTGGCAAGTATCGACCCTGAAAAATGTATCGGTTGCGGTCGCTGTGTCAAGGTATGCTCTCAGGGCGTTCTGGGTTTTGGATACCTTGATGACGAGGAAGAAGACCGGATGCGCGCATCCATTGCCAACAAGGATAAATGCATTGGTTGCAGGGCCTGCGGCATGACCTGCGTCAAAAAAGCCTATAGCTTCGAACCCAAAGCGGTTTAG
- the nifX gene encoding nitrogen fixation protein NifX, protein MRVAFATMGGQDRVDAHFGLAPAFAVYDVTPDNIRFTGMIHLPEQFSEDDKVEIRAETLRECAVVYCTQIGGPAAARLVQQKIHPLKVNASTLIEDELQRLHTLLKGNPPPWLRKRLAEEMKIKEETLECKCTRD, encoded by the coding sequence ATGCGTGTCGCTTTTGCTACCATGGGCGGTCAAGATAGGGTCGACGCCCACTTTGGTCTGGCTCCCGCCTTTGCCGTCTATGATGTTACCCCTGATAACATCCGGTTTACCGGTATGATCCACCTCCCGGAACAGTTCTCCGAAGATGATAAGGTCGAAATCCGCGCGGAGACGCTGCGGGAATGCGCGGTGGTTTACTGCACGCAAATCGGGGGGCCGGCCGCGGCCCGGCTGGTCCAGCAGAAAATTCATCCGCTCAAAGTGAACGCAAGTACCCTTATCGAAGACGAGCTGCAGCGTTTGCACACGCTGCTGAAAGGCAATCCGCCTCCATGGTTGCGCAAACGTTTAGCTGAAGAAATGAAGATCAAGGAGGAAACATTGGAATGCAAGTGTACAAGGGATTAA
- the nifN gene encoding nitrogenase iron-molybdenum cofactor biosynthesis protein NifN, with protein MKNSVSLAERHYTGNPQKNSPALGATMAYMGVDGLLALLHGSQGCSTFIRLQLSRHFKEPIPLNSTALLEETAIFGGWEHLKKGIAKAADKFKPRIIGVMSSGLTETFGDDMNSAWASLLQERPDLAATPVVLAQTPDYIGSLQEGYLRAVLALLETLASEPAPREAKTVALFPGAHFSPADVEELKEILDLFGFEPLSLPDISTSLDGHDELEPAPVVQGGISLSDIRRLPGCKAAFSFGPSMTGVGAALEKRHGVAHHQVDSLTGLEAVDAFILKLAELSEKPIPEKLLRQRSRLLDTMADYHDQLGTKRVVLALEADLLVALTGSLTEVGAIVQGALTASPLGLQAMPPGIPVAVGDLEHLEDIAAGSHLVIGNSNARQVAGPKKIPHLRAGLPVFDRVGIPQKVWVGYRGTQQFLIDVLNTMAK; from the coding sequence ATGAAAAACAGCGTGAGCCTGGCCGAGCGCCATTACACGGGGAATCCCCAGAAAAACAGCCCCGCCCTGGGAGCCACCATGGCTTATATGGGCGTGGACGGACTCCTGGCGCTCCTGCATGGATCGCAAGGCTGCTCCACTTTTATTCGTCTCCAACTGTCCCGCCATTTCAAAGAGCCGATCCCACTGAACTCCACGGCCCTCTTGGAGGAAACGGCTATCTTTGGGGGATGGGAGCATCTCAAAAAAGGTATCGCCAAAGCGGCCGACAAGTTTAAGCCGCGCATCATCGGGGTCATGAGTTCCGGGTTGACGGAAACTTTCGGCGACGACATGAACAGCGCTTGGGCGAGTCTGTTGCAGGAACGTCCCGACCTTGCGGCAACTCCGGTGGTGCTGGCCCAGACCCCGGATTATATCGGTTCTTTGCAAGAAGGCTACCTTCGGGCGGTATTGGCCTTGTTGGAGACCCTGGCTTCAGAACCCGCGCCTCGCGAAGCCAAAACGGTAGCCCTGTTTCCCGGGGCGCATTTTAGCCCGGCAGATGTGGAAGAACTCAAGGAAATCCTGGACCTTTTTGGTTTTGAGCCGTTGTCTCTGCCGGACATTTCCACATCCCTGGATGGCCATGACGAGCTGGAACCTGCTCCAGTTGTGCAGGGAGGGATTTCTCTTTCGGATATTCGCCGGCTGCCGGGATGTAAGGCCGCCTTTTCCTTCGGTCCCAGTATGACGGGAGTTGGCGCGGCGTTGGAAAAACGCCATGGAGTAGCGCATCATCAAGTGGACTCCCTTACCGGCCTGGAAGCTGTGGATGCTTTTATCCTTAAGCTTGCCGAGCTTTCTGAAAAACCGATCCCGGAGAAGCTGTTGAGACAGCGCAGCCGGTTGTTGGATACGATGGCCGATTACCACGATCAACTAGGTACGAAAAGGGTCGTGTTGGCCCTGGAAGCCGATTTGCTGGTCGCCCTGACCGGCAGCCTTACGGAAGTGGGAGCTATTGTTCAGGGGGCGCTGACTGCCTCACCCCTCGGGCTGCAGGCGATGCCCCCCGGCATCCCGGTTGCCGTGGGCGATCTGGAACACCTGGAGGACATAGCCGCCGGCAGCCACCTGGTTATTGGCAATTCCAACGCCCGTCAGGTGGCCGGCCCCAAAAAGATCCCCCACTTGAGAGCAGGGCTGCCTGTTTTTGACAGGGTGGGTATACCACAAAAAGTGTGGGTGGGCTATCGCGGGACCCAACAATTTCTGATCGATGTTTTAAATACTATGGCCAAGTAA
- the nifE gene encoding nitrogenase iron-molybdenum cofactor biosynthesis protein NifE: MFVTLSKLELKDNCPLEDKGAPKLCMKALPGEGAERSCAFDGARVVLMPVTDAAHLVHGPIACAGNSWDNRGAKSSGPELFRRGLTTDLVEMDIVYGGENKLTQAIIEVANKHKPKAVFVYATCVSALIGDDLEAACQKAQPHVSVPVIPVNAPGFMGDKNIGNRISGEVLFRHVIGTAEPEKTYKPAINFIGEYNIAGDLWGIQPSLDALGIHLQACISGDARFDDLRTAHRAQLNILVCSKSLTNLAKQMERKWGIPYIEGSFYGIHDTSHTLRAIARAFDDPGLMKRAEAHICEQEAKIRQIIEPYQKRLAGKRAVLFTGGVKTWSMVTTLKELGIEVLAGGTQNSTPEDFLRMKALMDPSAEIIEDTSAAGFLTLIEEKRPDLIVAGGKIKYTAHKTRTPFLDINHGRNLPYAGYQGMVTFAQAVSRTVFSPVWELMRQPFPPVGGEQA; encoded by the coding sequence GTGTTTGTCACTCTCTCCAAACTGGAACTGAAAGACAACTGCCCCCTGGAAGACAAAGGGGCGCCAAAACTGTGTATGAAAGCGTTGCCGGGGGAAGGCGCGGAACGCAGCTGCGCCTTTGACGGAGCAAGGGTGGTCCTCATGCCGGTTACCGACGCGGCTCATCTCGTGCACGGACCCATTGCCTGTGCGGGAAATTCCTGGGACAACCGGGGCGCGAAATCTTCCGGGCCGGAGCTTTTCCGCAGGGGTTTGACCACTGATCTGGTGGAGATGGACATTGTTTACGGCGGGGAAAACAAGCTGACCCAGGCCATCATAGAAGTTGCCAACAAGCACAAGCCCAAAGCTGTCTTTGTTTACGCCACCTGTGTTTCGGCTTTGATCGGAGACGACCTGGAAGCCGCTTGCCAAAAAGCGCAGCCCCATGTATCCGTTCCGGTAATCCCGGTCAACGCCCCGGGATTCATGGGCGACAAGAACATCGGCAACCGGATCTCCGGCGAGGTGTTGTTCCGTCACGTTATCGGTACCGCCGAGCCGGAAAAGACCTACAAACCGGCGATCAATTTCATAGGTGAGTACAACATCGCCGGTGATCTCTGGGGTATACAACCGTCCCTGGATGCTCTGGGGATTCATTTGCAGGCTTGCATCAGCGGGGACGCGCGTTTTGATGACTTGCGCACCGCCCACCGGGCTCAACTGAATATCCTGGTTTGTTCCAAAAGCCTGACCAATTTGGCCAAGCAAATGGAAAGAAAGTGGGGTATCCCCTATATCGAAGGATCTTTTTACGGTATTCATGATACGAGTCATACCTTGAGGGCCATTGCCCGCGCTTTTGACGACCCCGGTTTGATGAAACGCGCCGAAGCGCATATATGCGAACAGGAGGCCAAGATCCGTCAAATCATCGAACCATACCAAAAACGCCTGGCGGGCAAAAGAGCCGTTCTATTTACCGGCGGGGTTAAGACATGGTCCATGGTGACGACCTTAAAAGAACTTGGCATTGAGGTTCTGGCCGGGGGAACACAGAATTCAACACCTGAAGATTTCCTGCGCATGAAAGCGCTCATGGACCCCTCCGCCGAGATCATTGAAGATACCAGCGCCGCGGGCTTTCTCACCCTGATTGAAGAGAAGCGGCCTGATCTGATCGTGGCCGGGGGCAAGATCAAATACACGGCGCATAAAACCCGTACTCCTTTTCTGGATATCAACCACGGCCGCAACCTGCCCTACGCGGGATACCAGGGCATGGTCACCTTTGCTCAAGCCGTTTCCCGCACCGTATTCAGTCCGGTCTGGGAACTGATGCGGCAGCCTTTCCCTCCGGTGGGAGGTGAGCAGGCATGA
- the nifK gene encoding nitrogenase molybdenum-iron protein subunit beta yields MGEATSNCTQSVLEWMATEEYKEKNFARQALVVNPARTCQPFGAMLCALGIDGCLPFVHGSQGCAAYFRSCLTRHVREPVPLVSDSMTEDAAVFGGQANLIEGLKNAYATYKPAIMAIFSSCMAEVIGDDMKSFIGNARNQEAIPADFPIAFANTPSFTGSHITGFDNMLKGFLQSLADPRQGKWTNGRLYVVPGFDLYPANLREYRRLVTSMGIYMTMLPDPTEALDSPHTGEYKMYQPGTPMGELADALNASGFIFMQKYSTVGTRKFVENVQKITSEAVTMPIGIRNTDAFLMTLHEMTGKSIPAELEAERGRAVDAAIDAHQYIHGKRFAMYGDPDLLLGLVGFLLDMGGVPAHIVCSNGNEPFRKEMEALLASSPFGAHGKVYNGKDLWHLRSLLLTDPVDMLIGDSHGKQIAKDADIPMARIGYYLPDRVHLHRQPIVGYQGAINLITMIANIFIDEYDRNCPEERFEILR; encoded by the coding sequence ATGGGCGAGGCAACCAGTAATTGCACCCAATCTGTGCTGGAATGGATGGCTACAGAAGAATACAAAGAAAAGAATTTTGCCCGGCAAGCCTTGGTCGTCAACCCGGCCAGGACCTGTCAGCCTTTTGGCGCGATGCTTTGCGCTTTGGGAATTGACGGGTGCCTTCCCTTTGTGCACGGCTCTCAGGGATGCGCCGCCTATTTCCGTTCCTGCTTGACCAGGCATGTGCGTGAGCCCGTACCGCTGGTATCAGACTCGATGACGGAGGACGCCGCGGTCTTCGGTGGTCAGGCCAACTTGATCGAAGGCTTGAAAAACGCCTATGCCACCTACAAACCAGCGATAATGGCTATTTTTTCAAGCTGTATGGCGGAAGTGATCGGAGACGACATGAAATCATTTATTGGCAATGCGCGAAATCAAGAGGCTATACCGGCCGACTTCCCCATCGCTTTTGCCAACACCCCGAGTTTCACGGGTTCGCACATCACCGGTTTTGACAACATGTTAAAGGGCTTCCTGCAGTCTCTGGCCGACCCGCGCCAAGGCAAATGGACCAATGGCCGTTTATATGTGGTTCCGGGGTTTGACCTTTATCCCGCCAATTTGCGGGAATACCGCCGCCTGGTTACCAGTATGGGCATCTATATGACCATGCTGCCTGATCCCACGGAGGCCCTTGATTCTCCTCATACCGGTGAGTACAAGATGTACCAGCCCGGTACACCCATGGGCGAACTGGCAGACGCTCTGAACGCTTCCGGCTTCATCTTCATGCAGAAGTATTCCACCGTGGGCACCCGGAAGTTTGTCGAGAACGTGCAGAAGATCACGAGCGAAGCGGTAACCATGCCCATCGGCATCCGCAACACCGACGCCTTCCTCATGACCCTGCATGAGATGACCGGCAAATCCATTCCAGCCGAACTGGAAGCTGAGAGAGGACGTGCGGTGGACGCGGCTATTGACGCCCACCAGTACATCCACGGCAAGCGCTTTGCCATGTACGGCGATCCGGATTTGCTGCTTGGTCTCGTCGGATTCCTGCTGGATATGGGCGGTGTCCCGGCGCATATCGTTTGCAGCAACGGCAACGAGCCCTTCCGCAAAGAGATGGAAGCGCTGCTGGCGTCCAGCCCCTTTGGGGCTCACGGCAAGGTGTACAACGGTAAAGACCTCTGGCATTTGCGCTCCCTCTTGCTCACCGATCCGGTGGATATGCTGATCGGTGACTCCCATGGCAAGCAGATTGCCAAAGACGCCGATATCCCCATGGCCCGCATCGGCTATTACCTGCCGGATCGTGTACACCTGCACCGCCAGCCCATCGTCGGCTATCAAGGGGCGATCAACCTGATCACCATGATTGCCAACATCTTTATCGACGAGTACGACCGTAACTGTCCCGAGGAACGTTTTGAAATCCTGAGATAA
- the nifD gene encoding nitrogenase molybdenum-iron protein alpha chain, which translates to MVEEVLSVYPEKARKLRAKHIVVKEEGSTCAIKANIKCVPGLMTARGCAYAGAKGVVWGPLKDMIHLSHGPVGCGYYSWGGRRNLTKGVVGVESFTPMQFTSDFSESDIVYGGDKKLEKVLREARELFPSVQGFSICSECPVGLIGDDIESVAKKMMKELDVPIVPVRCEGFRGISQSLGHHIANDAVRDHLLGKRERDDAGPYDISLIGDYNIGGDAWASKKILEEMGLRVRNVWTGDGTVEGMMAAHQVKLNLIHCYRSMNYICRHMEETYGIPWLEFNFFGPTKIKESIRKIAAQFDETIQRKGEEVIAKYEPLMRKVIDEYRPRLEGKRVMLYVGGLRPRHTIGAYEDLGMEVIGTGYEFAHKDDYDRTFPQMNNETIIYDDATEHELGEFIHRMRPDLVGSGIKEKYVFEKAGFPFRQMHSWDYSGPYHGYDGFPIFARDMDMAINSPTRTLAKAPWKKEKEVR; encoded by the coding sequence ATGGTTGAAGAAGTCTTATCTGTTTATCCGGAAAAGGCCAGAAAGCTAAGAGCCAAACACATTGTTGTCAAGGAAGAGGGTTCTACCTGCGCCATCAAGGCAAACATAAAATGCGTTCCAGGATTGATGACAGCCCGCGGTTGCGCCTATGCCGGCGCTAAAGGTGTTGTTTGGGGACCCTTGAAAGACATGATCCATCTATCCCACGGTCCGGTCGGTTGCGGCTATTACTCCTGGGGAGGCCGGCGCAACCTGACCAAGGGCGTAGTGGGCGTCGAAAGCTTTACGCCGATGCAGTTCACCTCGGACTTTTCGGAAAGTGACATTGTTTATGGCGGCGATAAGAAACTGGAAAAGGTCCTGCGGGAAGCCAGAGAATTGTTCCCAAGCGTCCAGGGGTTTTCCATTTGTTCCGAGTGCCCGGTGGGTTTGATCGGAGATGACATCGAGAGCGTAGCCAAGAAGATGATGAAGGAATTGGATGTCCCCATTGTTCCGGTTCGCTGTGAAGGCTTCCGCGGCATCAGCCAGTCTTTAGGCCACCATATCGCCAACGACGCGGTCCGGGATCACCTGCTGGGGAAAAGGGAACGTGATGACGCAGGCCCTTATGACATATCCCTGATCGGTGACTACAACATCGGCGGGGATGCCTGGGCTTCCAAAAAAATTCTTGAAGAGATGGGTTTAAGAGTCCGCAACGTCTGGACGGGCGACGGCACTGTGGAGGGGATGATGGCGGCCCACCAGGTCAAACTGAACCTGATCCACTGCTACCGCAGTATGAACTACATCTGCCGGCATATGGAAGAGACCTACGGTATTCCCTGGTTGGAGTTCAACTTCTTCGGGCCGACCAAGATTAAGGAGTCCATCCGTAAAATCGCCGCCCAATTTGATGAAACCATCCAGCGTAAAGGTGAAGAGGTCATTGCCAAGTACGAGCCGCTGATGCGGAAAGTGATCGACGAGTACCGTCCCCGCCTGGAGGGCAAAAGGGTGATGCTCTATGTCGGCGGTTTGCGTCCCCGTCACACCATAGGCGCCTATGAGGATCTGGGCATGGAAGTGATCGGCACGGGTTACGAATTTGCCCACAAGGACGATTATGATCGGACCTTCCCCCAGATGAATAATGAGACCATCATATATGATGATGCGACTGAACATGAGTTAGGGGAATTCATTCACAGGATGCGGCCCGACCTCGTCGGTTCAGGGATCAAGGAAAAATACGTCTTTGAAAAAGCGGGCTTTCCCTTCCGCCAGATGCACTCCTGGGACTACTCGGGGCCGTACCATGGCTATGACGGCTTCCCCATCTTCGCCCGGGATATGGATATGGCCATAAACAGCCCGACCAGGACGTTGGCGAAAGCGCCGTGGAAAAAAGAGAAGGAGGTGCGCTGA
- the nifH gene encoding nitrogenase iron protein: protein MRQIAIYGKGGIGKSTTTQNTVAALAEMGKKIMIVGCDPKADATRLILNIKAQTTVMDLARERGTVEDLELSDVLYQGYGGVRCAESGGPEPGVGCAGRGVITAINFLEENGAYTPDLDYVFYDVLGDVVCGGFAMPIRENKAQEIYIVCSGEMMAMYAANNIAKGILKYATSGSVRMGGLICNSRKTDKEYELIDELAKRLGTQMIHFIPRDNEVQRAELRRMTVIQYNEKHPQADEYRALAKKIDENKKMVVPTPLTMDELEELLMEYGILEDEATAAAKLV from the coding sequence ATGAGGCAAATTGCTATTTATGGAAAAGGCGGCATCGGTAAGTCCACCACCACCCAAAATACGGTGGCAGCTTTAGCCGAGATGGGTAAAAAGATCATGATTGTCGGCTGTGACCCCAAAGCTGATGCTACGAGACTTATCCTGAATATCAAAGCGCAGACCACCGTTATGGATTTGGCAAGGGAAAGAGGCACGGTGGAAGATCTGGAACTGAGTGATGTTTTGTATCAGGGCTATGGCGGCGTTCGTTGCGCCGAATCAGGCGGCCCTGAGCCGGGTGTCGGCTGCGCCGGGCGTGGTGTGATCACAGCCATCAACTTTCTGGAAGAAAACGGCGCCTATACCCCGGATTTGGATTACGTCTTTTATGACGTCCTGGGTGACGTGGTTTGCGGCGGTTTCGCCATGCCCATCCGGGAGAATAAAGCCCAGGAAATTTACATTGTTTGTTCCGGCGAGATGATGGCGATGTACGCTGCCAACAACATTGCCAAAGGGATTTTGAAATACGCCACCTCCGGCAGTGTGCGCATGGGTGGTTTGATTTGCAACAGCCGGAAAACTGACAAAGAATATGAGTTAATTGATGAACTGGCCAAGCGCTTGGGCACCCAGATGATTCATTTTATTCCCCGTGACAACGAAGTTCAGCGGGCGGAACTGCGCCGGATGACCGTCATCCAGTATAACGAAAAACACCCGCAGGCGGACGAATACCGCGCTCTGGCTAAAAAAATCGACGAAAATAAAAAAATGGTTGTTCCGACCCCGTTGACCATGGATGAACTCGAAGAACTCCTCATGGAGTATGGCATCCTGGAAGACGAAGCGACCGCAGCAGCCAAGCTGGTGTAA
- a CDS encoding P-II family nitrogen regulator — MKEIIAFIRRHQVPASKKALEDAGFNALTIQSVEGRGKQKGVGGWAAEVDPHLNPLLQHVNLVPEAVMRWIPKRMLTLVVQDNEVAKAVDVLIKANQTGHIGDGKIFVCPLEEVVRVRTGENGPRAVS; from the coding sequence ATGAAAGAAATTATCGCATTTATCAGGCGCCATCAGGTCCCTGCTTCCAAAAAGGCTCTGGAAGATGCCGGCTTCAACGCTCTTACCATTCAGAGTGTTGAAGGACGCGGCAAGCAAAAAGGCGTGGGCGGCTGGGCTGCGGAAGTGGATCCCCATCTTAATCCGCTCTTGCAACATGTAAATCTGGTGCCGGAAGCCGTAATGAGGTGGATTCCCAAACGTATGTTGACCCTGGTTGTTCAGGATAACGAAGTTGCCAAGGCTGTAGACGTCTTAATCAAGGCCAATCAAACTGGACATATCGGTGACGGGAAAATCTTTGTATGCCCGTTGGAAGAGGTGGTCAGGGTAAGGACCGGTGAAAACGGTCCCCGGGCTGTATCTTAG
- a CDS encoding P-II family nitrogen regulator — translation MKMIRAIVRPEKSETVAEKLAESGIVSMTKMHVFGRGKTKGLQVGDIRYDEFPKVMLLTVVPDEDLEKAMDIIIEAGKTGNIGDGKVFVSAVEAAYTVRTGEAEL, via the coding sequence ATGAAGATGATTCGAGCTATAGTTAGACCTGAAAAAAGTGAAACTGTCGCTGAGAAATTGGCTGAATCCGGAATTGTTTCCATGACCAAGATGCACGTGTTTGGCCGGGGTAAGACCAAGGGTTTGCAAGTCGGTGATATTCGTTATGACGAGTTTCCCAAAGTTATGTTGCTCACAGTTGTTCCGGATGAAGATCTTGAAAAAGCAATGGACATTATTATCGAAGCCGGCAAGACGGGTAACATTGGTGACGGAAAAGTCTTTGTCTCAGCCGTGGAGGCCGCTTATACGGTACGAACCGGCGAAGCTGAGCTGTAA
- a CDS encoding P-II family nitrogen regulator: MTKIECILRPGKLENVKDALNEYGIHGMTVTQVIGCGLQKGRTEVYRGAEYSINLLPKIKLEMVIPDKNVSEVIRIITDTARTGEIGDGKIFTYKVDNAIRIRTGETGDEAI; the protein is encoded by the coding sequence TTGACCAAGATTGAATGCATACTTCGACCGGGCAAACTGGAAAACGTTAAAGATGCTCTTAATGAATATGGTATACATGGCATGACGGTAACCCAGGTAATCGGTTGCGGTCTGCAGAAGGGACGAACCGAGGTTTACCGCGGCGCCGAGTACAGTATCAACCTGCTCCCCAAAATCAAGTTGGAGATGGTTATACCGGATAAGAATGTCAGTGAGGTAATTCGAATAATTACTGATACTGCAAGGACGGGAGAAATCGGGGACGGTAAAATATTTACCTACAAGGTTGACAACGCCATTCGTATTAGAACCGGTGAAACCGGTGATGAGGCGATCTAG
- a CDS encoding ammonium transporter codes for MKSRFLRTFALFSTFMMTIPALAWADDAAQAAATIDTGDTSWVLISAALVMLMTLPGLALFYGGLSRKKNVLSTIMYSFFAMVIISLQWPLWGYSLSFGPDINHIIGSLDWFGLSNVGIDPNPDYGATIPHQAFMIFQMMFAIITPALISGAFAERMRFPAFIAFLLLWATFVYDPVAHWVWGVDGWLRNLGALDFAGGTVVHILSGVSGLVACLVLGKRKGLGSEPMIPHNLPFVVLGAALLWFGWFGFNAGSALGANGLAVSAFVVTHLATAAAAFSWVVAEWLHHGKPTTLGAASGAVAGLVAITPAAGFVGPMPAILIGLISGVVCYLMVSVVKAKLRYDDALDAFGIHGIGGTWGAIATGLFASTAVNPAGGDGLFFGNPEQLVNQLIAVAVTWGVAIVGTYVILKVINLFSKLRATDEEQDTGLDFTQHGEDAYTDLVSGSTLAAFAAVPAAKATAGAVKPAL; via the coding sequence ATGAAAAGTCGTTTTTTGCGGACGTTTGCCTTGTTTTCAACTTTTATGATGACCATTCCGGCCTTGGCTTGGGCGGATGATGCAGCCCAGGCAGCAGCAACTATAGATACAGGTGACACATCATGGGTCCTGATCTCTGCAGCGCTGGTTATGCTCATGACACTGCCCGGCCTGGCCCTGTTCTACGGCGGCCTGTCCCGGAAAAAGAACGTTCTCAGCACTATTATGTACAGTTTTTTCGCGATGGTTATCATTAGTCTGCAGTGGCCGTTATGGGGCTACAGCCTGTCCTTTGGGCCTGATATAAACCACATTATCGGCAGTCTGGACTGGTTCGGCCTGAGCAATGTCGGCATTGATCCCAATCCCGACTACGGGGCTACGATACCTCATCAAGCCTTCATGATCTTTCAAATGATGTTTGCGATAATAACCCCGGCGCTGATTTCCGGCGCCTTCGCAGAAAGGATGCGTTTCCCTGCATTTATAGCGTTCCTGCTGCTCTGGGCTACCTTTGTCTATGACCCTGTCGCCCACTGGGTCTGGGGTGTTGACGGATGGCTGCGCAACCTGGGCGCTCTCGACTTTGCCGGAGGCACCGTTGTGCATATCCTCTCGGGTGTGTCGGGTCTGGTAGCCTGCCTGGTCCTGGGCAAGCGCAAGGGCCTGGGCAGTGAACCGATGATCCCGCACAACCTGCCCTTTGTGGTACTAGGAGCGGCGCTCCTTTGGTTCGGCTGGTTCGGTTTCAACGCCGGCAGCGCATTAGGCGCCAACGGACTTGCCGTCAGTGCCTTTGTTGTAACTCACCTGGCCACCGCGGCAGCGGCGTTCTCCTGGGTAGTGGCAGAATGGCTGCACCATGGCAAACCGACCACACTGGGCGCTGCTTCCGGCGCGGTAGCCGGACTGGTGGCCATCACTCCCGCCGCCGGCTTTGTAGGGCCAATGCCTGCCATATTGATTGGTCTGATTTCCGGTGTGGTATGCTACCTCATGGTCAGTGTGGTAAAAGCGAAGCTTCGTTATGATGATGCGCTGGACGCCTTTGGTATCCACGGTATCGGCGGCACCTGGGGGGCCATTGCCACCGGCCTCTTTGCCAGCACGGCGGTTAACCCGGCCGGCGGCGACGGACTTTTCTTCGGGAATCCCGAACAGTTGGTCAACCAGCTCATTGCTGTAGCAGTAACCTGGGGCGTGGCTATCGTCGGCACTTACGTCATTCTTAAGGTCATCAATCTCTTCAGCAAGCTGCGCGCTACCGACGAAGAACAGGATACCGGCCTCGATTTCACCCAGCACGGTGAGGATGCCTATACCGACCTGGTCTCGGGTTCTACTTTAGCCGCATTTGCTGCAGTCCCGGCAGCCAAAGCAACTGCCGGTGCGGTTAAGCCGGCCTTGTAA